TATGTCAAACTAATATGTCAAACTAATATCCCTACAAATCAGGGATATGATATATTTCGGCTAATAGAATGGTTGTTTATATAGAGAGTGTGAAAAAGTagccgttttaaaaaaaaaaaaaaaaacggttcaTTTTATAGCCGTttgagtttgatttttttttttaaattttaaaatataaatataaatattaataatagtaataataattaagaataataaaataattaatattggaAGTGGGGTCAATGTGGTGGGTGTGATGGATGTTAGTGAATGTGGTTGGGAATGTGGTTGGAAGAAGCTGCTGAGGTGACCCTGAGGTGGCATCAATGTAGTTCCATGACGGGTGTCATGGATAAGAGTGGTCTAGTTGCCTAGGTTTTTGTATGGGAAGTAAAAGGTGTCGTCCCCTGCATGCATAGTTCTATGTAAACAACTATTGTGGAATTTTAGAATCAGTGCAGCTTCTTTAAACGATTTAAAAAATGACCAAACAAAATTTCTCGAGAAAATTTCTCGAGTTAATGTCAACAAAATGGCATGTTATGTATGGTATTAATTATGAGCAACTACACTAAGATAGATCATTGGTTCCAAAAATGGCAAATATGAAAATTCTCAGTATGAATGAGAGGATCCGTCAAGAGACTTGACCTACGCTTGGGCTCCGAGTTCCAACCTTAGGGTGTGATTGATATCATCAGATGAAGAACCAACAAACTGAACAGGACCTGCAATTCAAACTAGAGATTAGAATCATCATTTAGAAAATTAAATAAAATTGCTGATCTATGAGATGACAAGATGCGAGTTTGCTGAATATACCGGGATTAATGTAGCGATTCTTTATAGACCAGTCATCACGCATAGACGCAAACTTCTTGAAAGGAGCACCTGAATtaacaaatatattacagtaatatTTAATATTGACAATATATGTTTACACAAACACCATGACGAAATCAGTTTTTTTATCAAGGTAAGTAGCTAACAAAGAATTTATTACCTTCAAGTTCCACCATTGCTTTCTTAATCACAGGCTTGAACTTGCCTGCAAAAAGATTCTGATATTAAGATGTTGGTAAAGAAAACGAAAAAAATATACACAGGATTCTCGTTTGATTTTCTTCTTTAACCAGAATGGAGTAAACGGATACTAAAGATGAGCAACTAAAGGATAAATAGATACCATGTCTCCTCTCAACATCCATTAAAGATGTCAACGCTGTCCCACCTACAGTCCAATCTTCAACCGGAGCTCCCAAATTTCCTACCTAAATTTGTTTAAGAAACCATACAAAATTTAGAACGAAGAAAATGACAGAAGAAAATCAATTAAAGTTAAGTAAATAATTCATGAAGATAAAACAAGATTAAAAACCAACCGAAGAAATTAATCCTGTCTTCCCAGAATGTAGCAGAGCTGCAGCACCATAACCCAAAGCATAGCAGTAGTTTGAGTCAAAATTAGAAGGCAACCCACATCTACCTTCATAACTGCATAAAAAGTAAACAAATataataaggttttttttttttttttttttttttttttttttcaaaagcaaATAAAGAATATTTCTTACCCAAAAAAGTGTGGCTGGCCTTTGAAATCCTTGTTATAAGTACCAGCCTTTTTCCTACTCTCTAGTTCAGCTTCCACCATTTGAATGAGCATCTTTTCAGTTTCTATTTTTGCAACCTGTACAATTGCAGTCCAATAAACTGGTAAAAAGTGAATCGAGCATGATTATCAAATAACCAAACTGTGCAGCAACATTGAAGCACCATAATACCTGCACATTTCCATGAGGATCTCTTTCAAGAAGAAGTTGTTCTTGAATTGCTTTCGGTAGTATCTCGAAAAGTTCATGAGATTGGCTCCTAAGTTTCTTTTTCCATGCACCTTCTTGATCAACAACATCATGAGCTAAAATTTCATTCAGTTCTGCAATAAGTTGTTGCACCTGCAGATCATAACAATGCAAGATAACACCAATAAATGATAAATGACAGTCAATATTAGATTAGTTCCAAACGTTCTTTCAAGTTTAGATTCAAATACCTCTGGAATGAAATCAATCAGACCTTCTGGGATGAGGATAATACCATAATTGTAACCTGCATCTGCACGCTTACAGATTATATTTGTTATATAATCTGTAACATTTTTTACTGTCTGCTTTTGTTCAGCAACCTGCAACAAAAGAGATAAAACATGCATATCACATACACATACACGTAGTTACAGACTTAGTCTTATAACTTGAAAGCTAAGGACGAGACTGAATTTACTGATTGGACTATAGTTACTTAAGAAGATAAGCCATTTATCAAATGATGTAAGACAACAAAAAATAGGCTACCTCTTCTCCAATGATTGTTATGTTTGGATGAGTCTGCAAAGCACATTCAAGAGTAATGTGTGATGCAGCGCGGCCCATTAACCTTACAACTGCAGATATGAAGAGAATGAAAGTAATTTATAGTTTGAAACAAGATAACATAGGAGTAATCAACTGCAGTGCGTTGGGAAAATTGTGAAAGTATGAAATAAATCCAAGATAGGAATTATCATCAAGTAGGTCaggcatgcaattcaatttaatacGAAATCAGGAGATTAGTTGTTATATACTCTTTAAGGACAAGAAAGGGATGATGGAAATGATGTGGTGGTGGGTGGGAAGACACAATGTAATGATTAGTAACTTCAAATACAACACGATTACTAGTTTAACAAACTTAAATGGATAACATATGCTCGCTTACAGTGATAATATTTTCCAGTTGAACGTGCATCTACCATCAAATTTCCAATCATTTCTGAATATATCTACATTTCAATTAAATGAAAACCTTGCATAATTAGCCTTGTAAAAAAAATCCATTAATGCGATTTGGTACAAAGATTTTTTTTACCTTGCATGCGGTGTCAAATCCGAAGCTTGTTGGAACTTCTTTGCACTTCAAGTCACCATCAATGGTCTTCGGGCATCCAATCACCCGAGTTTTTAAGTCATTAGCccttcaaaaggttaaaaaataccAATATTACAAAATGTATCCTACGGTTAAAAGATGTACATCAAGTTGAGCAGTAACCAAAACAtaacagacctaaagttttctgcTAGCAGGCAAGCATTTGTATTGGAGTCATCCCCTCCAATGACGACGAGTCCATCCAAATCAAGCTTTGTAACTGTTTCCCGTGCTTCTTGAAACTGCACAAATTAATTTTTCATTAACAAACTAGGAATAGTACTTCAAAACATTGCAACCTGAAATGTTTATAACCTGCTCAGGTGTTTCAATCTTGTCCCTTCCACTGCAGATCATATCAAAGCCACCCTATAATTTACAATGATTTCATACAGTCTAAGCACAAAGTTGAAATAAAACCATATGAATCACAATCTACAGCTTAAGTAATATATGAATACAAAAACAACATAacccaataccacttgagtggtgtatgggCTTAAGTAATATATGAATGTAGTTACATAATCACAACCAGTAAAAACATTAAACAGTTGCATTAAATACATCTTTTGTGCTAGCCTGCACTAATTTAAACATTACCTGATTTCTGTATGGATAGACAAATTCATTGGTCAAGTTGACATACTTAGATTTCATAACTCCAGCCGGGCCACCCCTGAATCCATACATCATGCTACCTTGGGTCCTATTCTGTAAGTAGTCTTTAGTCCACAACGCACGGTTAGATTAAAACAATAAGTGAACTGATCAGCAGGTTACAATTAAAACATAAGACGTTATTtccttaaaaaaaatattaataaacaTATTCAACTCAGCAATTTGCTCACCGAAAATCCCAGAAATCACGTTGTGTCCACCAGGAGCCTGTCCTCCAGATAGAACAACACCAATCTTTAGACTCTTCTCTGGTAATGAGCCTCCTTCCTTCAAGGACGCTGACGGCTGCCCAAACAGATTCGGAAAGAGCTTTGCGATTTCGTCTGTGTAGCACGTAAATATTTGAGAATACGCAATATGAAATACTCCACAAACAGATATGGTCAGAAAATCAGAAATTAGATAATACAGATGATACCACTGCAAAATCTATAACATGAACATAGGTTAAAAAAGTACTAATCACACACACGTAAATAATTTGTAATTTGTAGACTATGCTAAATACAGAAATTTACCAGCTCAAGCGAATGATTATCCCAAATATACATATAAAACGCAAGTACTGTTGTTCATAATCACCGTGTGCTCAATTAGCCTCTAAAATTGGTTATCATCATAGCGAATGGCAGCATATATACGATTAAATTTAATATCtatagaaatatacatataaatacgaGTAACTTTGGAAAATATATAACTTAAATCGTCACTCTATTTAGCAAAAAATCACAATAGAGATGAATCTAATTGTATGGAGTAATTGCCTATCAGCTTGAGCTAAAACTGTTCATATGCGTATCACGCAAAACATCAATTCAAATTCGACAGAAATATATTTATATGaataatatacataaatgataaatCGTAgtctatatataattgaaataatgATGAATGCGAGTGTGATCGAAGAGAACCTGGATTGCCGGCAGCGGAACTTTTAGGTCCATCGACAACATCAAATGAGGATTTTAGTACGGACGGAAGAGGAAGAGTAACGTTAAGGCGGCTAGTCTGTACATCACTGTAAACAGAGGCGCAGCGGCCTGGTTTCGCATCGCCGTTGTCGGTCGTCATTACGAAATAATTGATCTGCGTAGATAGTTATCGGTTGCCGGAAAATGTACGGATGTTGAGATCGGTGACGTGAAAGAGTAGATACAGAGGGTTCTTTGTGAACGATGATTCGATACGACAGTTCGTTGCAGGAAAGGGTAAAGAGTGATGTCCGTCCGATCGGGAGGGAGGTGAAGGAAGTATTTATACTGGTTTTATTTTTGCATGAGACTCGTTCTTTGATTAAAAATTTACAAAATTGCTCTAGAATAATTTCCTAAAAATTACTCCGTACAAAATATGTTCTAAAATTATTTCCTAAAAATTCTACAATTTATATACTTACTCCAATTAAAGTATTTTATTAACAGGCCTTAATGTTCTAAATTACATGAGACCTAAATGTAGATCTAAACATTTGATTCATATACTCCATCTGTTGCATAATACTATCCTGTTTACCATTtcaaagtttttttatttttatttttttacaattttacttTAAACTAGTTGAAGAACCCGTAAAATCACGGGTTAGTTGATGAAAAATtgttaaataatatattataatttgacACCAAAATCTAACACTAGGGTTAATGAGGGCCGGAATCCGACCTTGCCTAGTCGTAGGTAGATTGCACCTTTTAGCCAAAAAGTGCACCATTTACCTGTGTCGACACATGCATGATTAATGGTGGTCTACAAACTTATGTAATTACTGCTCTCCTCCGGATGAAGCATGAACTAGCAAGATATCCAATAATAGTCTTGGATACTCGTTAAACATAAGGGCATTTCTTGTCCTTTGAGGCTTTGATTATTGACCTTATACCTATAAGACCATCTTTAACCTTTCGAGGCGTgttggcgtgttgctgggtgggggTGGGGTGTTTGATGGGCGTGCTGGTAAACTGCTGGCTAATGGGGTGGCATGCTGAGTGACGTGTTGCTGGGTAGGGGTGGGGTATGtttaatttctttttcatttttcttgattttaatttattttgtttaattagttatataattattttgtaaattataataacaacaaataaatttaataaatcacactaaaattaaaattaaaattacgatTACATGATAAAaagtcctaaaaatataaaattacaataaataaataaaagtcctaaattactttatttttaaaaaagtcttaaaaattgaaaaatacaataatattaataaaagtcctACTCGTCGTCGTCCTCGTCCGACAATTGAATTAAGTCGCCGTACTCTGCGAGCAAGGTCTTCTTCATCTTCAAGCAACGTTTCTTTTCCTTCGGGTTCCTTATGTTTGAGATGTTCAAATTCGAAATCCATTTTGCGGCTTCGAGTGCGGCTTTCATACGTTACGCCTTGGTGATTGTGTCCATTTGTTCAATCTTTTTCTTTGCAACTTCGGTCTTGTACGCGTTAACATGTTCACATCACTCTTCAAATTTTAAAGAGTTTGTAGAACGAGAGCTTTGTGATGCATCGGAAGATGCGGAAGTCCTAGCCACTTTATTTGCTCGATTCCTTCCAATGGGCCTTTCAATCGGATCATCACCTAAAAGCACATTATCATCAGTGATATCAATCATTTGGACCGTGTCCTCCTCATCGTCTCTCCGCGCACACCTTTACCATAAACAGTTCCACCAATCGCAGACGGCGCAAGCCACTtcggtttgtctttcaaaaactcaCATGCATCTTTAAACGCCCACGTTTTCACCTCATTAGTACAATACGCTTGTACCGCAGCCTcataaaaacattttcagtttttcCACTACGCCTTGGATTGCGTTTTTCGGCCTCATAATAGCCTTGAAAAGCTTTGCACCCCCTGTCCACATAACGCCATTTCCCGGATAACGCATCTTCATTTCGATACCATCCTTCTTCGTTATTTTTGAATTTACTCATAAGAGTACCCCACAAAgatgaatatttttgtgagtttccgATAATCGGATTCTCGGACGCATCAAGCTGATGCGTTCACAATGATACGGTCAAaaagacggtttatttatgcggtgtcgtcaggTGGCACATCGTCAGAATCGGCTGATCAAGGTAACGATCAATagtattaaatttatatttagcggggcctaaatcttactactccttattgtgagtaagggaagtatgacctagaatagataatctctaagactttagacattacataatcgccgcagaatatttcttcaatgaagttatgaattaatacttcatcggtttttattgttggtactccttggtatctatggtgcgtatgacgttgatgctcgtgtgacagcttgtgatgttgaggcttgcgatgcgggtattgttgttggtggtagtggtactgttggtgttggtgcaGTTGGTGTTTGTGgagcttgtgatgcttgtaagttttgcatcatattctccaaagccaccactctagcgcgaagctcgttgacttcttctagtacaccgggatgatcggtggttcggacgagcggatgaataagatctagaatttgagataatatataatcgtgacgagatactctggaaataagagagaaaattgtgtttcggacaggttcgccggtaagtgcttcaggttcttcgccaagagggtaatatggtggatggaagggatcgccttcttcttgtctccaatgattaaataggctacaaactcatccccagttcatccataatagatgatggctaattggttgatccattccggtcacactggttttggagctcgagtggaaatccatatcagaatctgaggaacttgaactagttgaggggtttatctcgtacgatcagggaaatgaattttgatatgtaatagattataggatttagtttggtattcttcaatacatactttacatatgtatatataataccaagattccataagttacggagaaattttcgaaagatgtcagacaatgtttactgtaatagatatgtaaagatatgaatttgtctatacactatctatgcaatgaatgcagtaagacgtgtctagacttaagatgataagcaggtaatttcagacaaaaatgataagcaaaacttttgacatgcagacacggtcgaagtccagactctttaatgcatcttaatatctatcagttagacacactaatgcaaggcctggttcactaagaccaccgctctgataccacatgagacgacccgtcctaatccataaggacgaatacaataacatatggttacattgcgaggtatttgacctctatatgataagttttacaaacattgcattcgcttttaaaagacaactttcatttcatcgaaagttgacagacatgcataccatttcataatatatccaaactataaatgacttaataataatcttgttgacttcaacgactcgaatgcaacgtcttttgaaatatgccatgaatgattccaagtaatatctttaaaatgagcaaatgcacagcgaaagatttctttaatacccgagaataaaaatgctttcaagtgtcaaccaaaaggttagtgagttcattagtttaacataatcaatcatttccattattttaatagaccacaagattttcattttcatttccatttctcatatatatatatatatatatacatatatatatatatatacatatatatatatatatatatatatatatacatatgtatatatatatatatatatatatatatatatatatatatatacatatatatatatatatacatatatatatatcaggcatttcgcaaactgcttagagataaaaatcattcatatggtgaacacctggtaatcgaccttaacaagatgcatatagaatatccccatcattccgggactcccttcgaacatgataaattcaaagtactaaagcatccgttactttggatggggcttgttgggcccgatagatctatctttaggattcgcgtcaattagggtgtctgttcactaattcttagattaccagactaaaaaggggcatattttattcgataatccaaccatagaatgtagtttcgattacttgtgtctatttcgtaaaacatttataaaagcagcgcatgtattctcagtcccaaaaatatatattgcaaaagcatttaaaaagggagcaaatgaaactcacaataatgtatttcgtagcaattatgtatatgacggcactgaacaagtgcaaggttggcctcggattcacgaacctatattaagtatatatatttatatgttggtcaaaatctgtctaacaatttagatcaagtcgtagtgtctcacaatcctaatgctcgagaccgatatgtgtCACGACCCCATTTCGATCCCGAAATGTGACGTGATAGGTGTCCCAGTTATAGTTAACGATTTCTAAAGATGACAGCGGAAACCTTTTTATTTCAACATACAAGTACAAGTTTTGAGTTACATGTCGGGACTTAAAAGTAAAGcacaacaattacaaccaaaaaATAATAAAGTACAACACTTAAACATAGTGCATGAtgatttatttttaaaagacatcccgacgacatcccaaaagccaacctgaaagtatgcggactcctgcttatggacctgagaaaacacatgcttaaaaaggtcaacaataatgttggtgagatcataggtttaattatataattgtatggaccataagattttcaagtataaacagttgtaaatatattctaaataaacatgagctcccgatatcgaacttaacaatcaagaacccgaaatcatgtagtctcacttagctagagctacaaaatcgaaggttatgcatccgctagcctgaagactatgccggatgtgaggagtcaccctcaaataaatctatccacattattcgcgtttaccataaacaagtaattaacgatatcagaatcggggtttaagctaagtcataaactcaacacaatagaatatagttttaagcacttatgtccataatgtaaaacataaaagaagcatgtttctcatcccaaaataataagtTTGCTAAAAGCAAGTAAAATGGGACTATGATACTCACTGTAATGTTATGCGGTATGAAACTTGGAATTGCGGTTTAAGTACTTTGAAGTACTCCGGGCTCGGGACCTAAATACATAAGTTAAAtttataatcagtattattgttgttcatatcataattagtagtaaaaatttataattttagCTATTATTAATGAGtatgtattaatattatctttatcaatattattattattaatattaatataattagtattaatatctattaaaattattattttaagtattgttatttatattaagataaaatttattattattaatatcattattattcattattattattaatacatataattactattattatttgtaacagtaatattattatcattattattatttctattattatattattgctattattattattattaatacatgtatatatttattaatacaaattataatcAGATACATATACTTATCCATATaccaaatacagatatatatacgaaTACATAATTACAGGCGTATaaatcaaggttgtaaaagtcacgagtcggggacgcatcggtcgagacctaaaaaggacgcgtcggccgagtcgggggacgcgtcggggacgcatcggtcgttgaccaacattgactttattaataatttcttaaatatatatttatatatgtataaaatagttgattttgtaccataaatttcttaaataagaacttgaatttaaatacaatcaaacttcaaactcaatgaaTGTTACGGAGTGCATAattagtaaggacacagagaaaagagcggccctaaaaatgaaaacaaaccctaattttaaaacatatcacatctggacgaaaatttgactgattttgaccgtttttgaccaactttgaccgtctttgaccgaacttttagctttgaccttcttttgagtcgttttcagaaaaaacgggacggagaacccaaaaaaacgacgcatcggccgacgcgtcggccaagtcggccgacttttaaaaCACtggtataaatacatatatatatatatatacaattacaaaAACAGTTAAATACAAAAATCTGTTAAAAATCGCTATCTGTTCTGTTCAATCTGTCTGCCTAATTGGATTTCTCAATCAATATGCTCCTATTACGGAATCAAATGCAGTTAGCGATCCTTTTcatcttcatattttttttttattttctgccaGAGTATTATGTCGACTAGTTAAGATATAAAACAAATGAATTGTCCAGGGATAATGATAAAACTCGTTCAACCTTACATACTCGATACCAATTACACACATTTGATAACTTCTAGCTGTTGAATTGCACAGAAAAATCAAGAACGTTTCCACAATCTCTGTTCTTACACTTTTTATCAAAAACTTCGAAATCGAAtacaattttaaaatctaaaaatgcagttacGCTAGTATTCAGTCAGttaaactttcttcaaaatctcagaTTCTAATTCATTATATCGAGtgacaattttggagtcaaaggtttgaaacaaaaagtcaaacgatcCGTTCATCTCAAAATTTGAAGCTGTTTTAATGTTTTAGGTTTGATTGATAATTTATACAGTTTCTATGAATAATTTCAAACATAATTCATGTTGTAATTTTTATCTAAAAACATCTCAAATTCAAAATCAAATTTTTGGTTtttcgtttatattttttttctctcaaacacaGCTACgactgtaattttttttatttaattcaatTCATCTAATCTAGTCATATCTGGTTCTATTGTAACATCGAAACAACACAAGTAATGGATACAGAAACAAACATACAGATAGAGTCGTATGGCGATTTGGTTTTTAGAGGAAAGGATGAAACAGGCATAcagatataatggatatatatatatatatatatatatatatatatatatatatatatatatatatatatatatatatatatatatatatatatatatatatatatatatatatatgggttatgtttaaatcagaaaaataaaaaaaaatagttcgATGGTTAGGAGCATGAGTGTTCAACCGAGAGGTctgtttttttttaaagcttgttttgaggtagaactcctatttattattattattattattattattattattattattattattattattattattattattattattattattattattattattattattattgttatatttattagttattggTATTATTAGGTTAACATTAAcaatatgatttatattattatcatttttgttattaagcaacatcattaagtattattagtgttattattactaatattaatattgatatagatattattatgattaggattatcattattatcattacaataaaaataacaaaaactagtttattatcattaatattagtattagtatcacatttgtaactattagtattattattattattattagtattatgatgaaagtaataaaagttactattagttatattaatattagtactaatatcatttttgaattattattaatattatttaaagtattattattaagattaccattagtaataagattgttacaactattattaaatattaagtattaatatcaaaaagtattattttcattatcattattgttaaattagttaatttat
This genomic window from Rutidosis leptorrhynchoides isolate AG116_Rl617_1_P2 chromosome 2, CSIRO_AGI_Rlap_v1, whole genome shotgun sequence contains:
- the LOC139890988 gene encoding pyrophosphate--fructose 6-phosphate 1-phosphotransferase subunit beta-like, which encodes MTTDNGDAKPGRCASVYSDVQTSRLNVTLPLPSVLKSSFDVVDGPKSSAAGNPDEIAKLFPNLFGQPSASLKEGGSLPEKSLKIGVVLSGGQAPGGHNVISGIFDYLQNRTQGSMMYGFRGGPAGVMKSKYVNLTNEFVYPYRNQGGFDMICSGRDKIETPEQFQEARETVTKLDLDGLVVIGGDDSNTNACLLAENFRANDLKTRVIGCPKTIDGDLKCKEVPTSFGFDTACKIYSEMIGNLMVDARSTGKYYHFVRLMGRAASHITLECALQTHPNITIIGEEVAEQKQTVKNVTDYITNIICKRADAGYNYGIILIPEGLIDFIPEVQQLIAELNEILAHDVVDQEGAWKKKLRSQSHELFEILPKAIQEQLLLERDPHGNVQVAKIETEKMLIQMVEAELESRKKAGTYNKDFKGQPHFFGYEGRCGLPSNFDSNYCYALGYGAAALLHSGKTGLISSVGNLGAPVEDWTVGGTALTSLMDVERRHGKFKPVIKKAMVELEGAPFKKFASMRDDWSIKNRYINPGPVQFVGSSSDDINHTLRLELGAQA